CAAGTCGGCCACCTGGCGGCGTGAAGTGCAGCCCAATTCCGGTTACCAATCCAGTCATGACGCCCGCGTTCACTTTGGCACTGGCGAGGAAACTGAATTCGAATATGTCGAGGTGGAATGGCCGGACGGGGCCTGCGAAATCGAAAGGTTTGAAGGCGGACCGCTGGACCGTCACATTCTCTTAATTCGTGGCAACGGCAGTCGAGGACCGGGTGGATGAAAGCTGACCGGCCGGGTTCAACAAACGCAACGGCAACAGGAACGCATCGCGGCAGACGTTGGGCATGGTTTGCCGTACTAACAGTCGCTGTTTGCGCGGCAGGTGTGCTGTGCTGGCCGGACTCTGTTGATGTACCTCAAGTCGTGTTACCACACATGCACCCGGCTGTAGCTGAGCAGCTGGCTCGACAGCGTTCTCGCGTACTTGCCCACGCTGAATCTGGTGAGGCATGGGGGGCATACGGAATGCTCTTGCATCAGCACCAACGTCTTCGCGAAGCACTGGTCTGTTTTCGCCAGGCAGCAATGCTGCAGCCGACCTCTGCAAAGTGGCCGTACTATTCCGCCGTGATTCTGGAACAGACCAATCCAGATGAAGCCCTGGCGCACTATCGAGATGCGATTCAGCGCGAACCAGACTGCGTTGTGTGCCTGTTGCGCGCGGCGGAATTGCTGCTGACAAAAGGAGCCACGGAGCAGGCGGAAGAACTGCTCAATAGAGTTTCCGCACAGCCAGTGCCATCAGCGAGGGGCGTTCTCTTGAGAACGCGGTTGGCTCGCGTCAATCGGAATACAACTCAGGCCGAGGCCCTGCTGGAGCACGCTCGCCGGCAGGACATTTGTTCGAGTGAATTGCTGGTGGAAGCCGCCCGGGTTCAGCTTTTGGCTGGCAACCATGCGGCCGCTCAGCAACTGCAAAACCAGGCGACAAAATTTCCAACAATAAAACTGATTGACAGCGATCCGTGGCTGAATGCCCTGGTGGAATTCGATGCAACCGGTGCGATGTCATCGGTCCAGGCAGATAGCATGCGTGAAAGCGGGCAGCTTAGGGAGGCGGCAGACCTGTTCGCGCGACTTGCAAGACAGTTCCCTGATCGCTCGCGGCCCGGCCTGAATCTCGCTCTCACGCTTGTAGAAGCCGGTAGCCTGGCACGCGCCGTCGAGCAACTGACCGTATTGAGCCAGCGTTTTCCTGATGACCCGCTGATCCACTTTCATCTTGGCTTTGCCCTGCTACAGACCGGAAACATCAATGCCGCAGAACTTGCAATGCTGGAAGCTGTCCGGCTGAAAGATGATTTTGGCACGGCCTGGGCAGCACTCGCTGACATCTATGGCCGCACGGATCGAAGTGACGCTGCGTTAGACGCTTTTGAGGCTGCCATCAATGCTAACCCGGAAGACGCTCATATCCATATATCCTTCGCACAATTCCTTATTCAGGCGGAGCAATACGGAAGGGCACGAGAAATCCTGACCGTCACAAAGTATCTTGTGGCAGACGATCAACAGCGGATG
This DNA window, taken from Fuerstiella marisgermanici, encodes the following:
- a CDS encoding tetratricopeptide repeat protein, producing MLLHQHQRLREALVCFRQAAMLQPTSAKWPYYSAVILEQTNPDEALAHYRDAIQREPDCVVCLLRAAELLLTKGATEQAEELLNRVSAQPVPSARGVLLRTRLARVNRNTTQAEALLEHARRQDICSSELLVEAARVQLLAGNHAAAQQLQNQATKFPTIKLIDSDPWLNALVEFDATGAMSSVQADSMRESGQLREAADLFARLARQFPDRSRPGLNLALTLVEAGSLARAVEQLTVLSQRFPDDPLIHFHLGFALLQTGNINAAELAMLEAVRLKDDFGTAWAALADIYGRTDRSDAALDAFEAAINANPEDAHIHISFAQFLIQAEQYGRAREILTVTKYLVADDQQRMSQWSQLDDLLNRGQAPE